Part of the Vicinamibacteria bacterium genome, GGTTCTTCTCGAGAATGATGAAATCCGCGGCCTTGCCGACCTCGATGGAACCCGTCCTGTCTTCGTGGTGGTGCAAATACGCGCCGGCTTCCGTATAGGCCCGAAGCATCGTCGGAAGATCGACGCGCTCCTCGGGTATCCAGCTTTCGCCTTTTCCCGAAAGCGCCTTCCGATTCAGAGCGACCTGGATGGCGTCGAGTGGATTCATCGAGGAGACCGACCAGTCACTGCCCGCAGCGACGACCGCCCCCGAGTCGACGACGGTCTTGATCGGGTACAGCCATCGTGAGCGCTCGGGTCCAAGGAAAGGCTCGGTCAGGTCGGTGATGTATGTGTCGGCGTAAGCCCAGAGCGGTTGAAAGTTGGCCCCGACTCCGAGCTCGTGGAATCGGGGGATGTCGTCGGGATGGAACAGCTCGATGTGAGCGATATGGTGGCGTGAGTCGCGAATCCCGTTCTGTCGACGAGCTTCCTCCAGGGCATCGAGCGACTCTCGGATGGCCCGGTCTCCGATCGCGTGAAAATGGACCTGGAAGCCCTCGCGATCGAGCCGCGCGACGAGAGGCTTCAGCCGTTCCCGGGGGATCTCGAGCTGTCCCGCGTCCGACGATCCGACGTAAGGCTCGAGAAGCGCCGCCGTGTGAGCCTCGA contains:
- a CDS encoding amidohydrolase family protein, which translates into the protein EAHTAALLEPYVGSSDAGQLEIPRERLKPLVARLDREGFQVHFHAIGDRAIRESLDALEEARRQNGIRDSRHHIAHIELFHPDDIPRFHELGVGANFQPLWAYADTYITDLTEPFLGPERSRWLYPIKTVVDSGAVVAAGSDWSVSSMNPLDAIQVALNRKALSGKGESWIPEERVDLPTMLRAYTEAGAYLHHHEDRTGSIEVGKAADFIILEKNLFDVPESEIAVVKVLSTFLGGKEVYRDERF